The segment GCATGGGCACATTTCCCTGTGCGCTCCCAGGCACCTCAAAAAACGAACAGGAGCAGtgcagagaggaggcaaaAAATACACCCACAGCCGTTGATGGGCTGGAAGCGGAACCCTGGGGACGAAGACACATATGGCAGTGCCAGTCACTTATTCCATCCTCCTCGGTGACTGCACCACAGAGAAGTAGATGTTAACCAGCGACGAtccgacgacgatgacgagcATGCTCCAGACAAGCCACTTCGGGATGGCCGACTTCTTGTTCTCTCGCTCCTCGCGACGCTTCAGCTTCTGTTCATCAGACAGCCGCACCGGCTGTTGGCGGCTGCGGGCACGCATTTTAGCGATGGCGGGAGTGGCCATATCTTCAACGAGAGTAGACAGTCTGTGAAGATGACCAGAACGTTTATATTCGCTAAGCTGCGAGAACAAAGCAAACACAACTGATGGCGCACgcgaaggggaaaaaaaatgagaCGTGTTTGTGTTGCCTGAGAATAGAgactgagagagagagcgacgatGTGAGGAGGCGTATTTGCGTCTGCACCCGTCGCCATGTATGGCCGTGCATGGCGGCAACCGCAAAGAAGAGGCATGCGTGCAACCGCAGATGGGAGCGTAGGATTCAAGAacggcagagagaagaagttGTGCACTTGCGCAGTCAAGCAAAGACATGCATTGTACTCGCCGACCATTGCGCAGTGGAAAGACAAAAGTCAACgattgtgctgctgctgggtgcCTGAAAACTCCCCACATGTGTCATGGGGGGTTTGGGGAAAAGATGCAGCAAACAAGTTTTGCAGCCTATCCCCAcactcgctgctgtccgCAAGCAGTCCTTCTGCCGGCTCACGTATTTCCTTGGCTTTTGCTGGTTCTCTTCGAATGTGTCGGGGCCCACTGTTTGGCGCCCGCGTTACTCAACGTGCGTCAATGCACACAACTTCAGAGCGGCGTCACAGACGCACAGCCGTGCGTACTCTCCTGTTCTGTAGGGCGCCACGGATCATCTGATTCGGCCGCCGTTGTCCGCGCAGCTGAGCGAAAATGGCGCAAGTCGAAGAGAGACAATTTTGCACGTAGTAAGCTGTCTTTCTCCACAACCAAGGCGGGTTTCGCACGAAGAACCTTGGCAGGATCGACACGAAAATATAAGTTGAACGGGAGCGCGAATGGCATGCGCTTGGCGTAGTCCAGGATGAGTCGTGTCGaacgctcctcctcctctgcatTCCACCAGAAGCACGCGTTTGGGTGCACAAGGCACGAAATGTCCATGACTGGCTGCATTAGTCGGCGATTCACATCAGCAGAGCTGATGTCGCGCTCGATGTTCCGGAAGGTGCTATGCAAGATGATCGTTGGCGCGAAGGGAAGCAGCTTCGGCACCCCACGCGTGAATCGCTGCGGTAGCGGTGTCTGGAACCACGGCCTCTCGGCCCCACTCGCGCTCATCATGCGGTGTTCTGTGACTGCACCGTCCTCTTTGGGTTGCAATGAGGATGATCGCCGTGTATGAAACGCGCTGCTGTACACCTCCGGCACGTCCGGTTCGCCTATTTCGCCTGGCATCAGATGCAACGCCTGCTCTCCCCGCTCTACGGCGTACAATTCTAGCACCTCAGAGATGACTTGCTGCACAACTTCCAGGTGCAGCTCCCACTCAGCAGCGGCTTGCTCAATCTGGTGCACGGCGCGCGGATCGTCGGGGTGGACGCGAAACTCATAGCCAATCGGCGTCACCACAAATGTGCTGTGTTTTGGTGCATTCCAGATTCGTGGGTTCAGCTCAGTCGAGTTGCGGCCCACAATGGCGAAGTCGGGCTCATGACGCACCTCCACGTCGATGCCATCACGACGCGCCACACGAGACACAGAGCGGTGTGCCAACTGGAGCACCGCCGGGTTCGCCTGCTCCTTCCCTTCGAAGTACACGTCATTTGTGTGCCCGTCCtcaccacagcgccacccatGCTCCACCACACCCGGGTTCAGGCACAGCTTCGTGGAGTGCCGTGTTGTATCGCGGCAGAGCACACCGCAGACCTTTGCCTCCAATGCAGTGAGTAGCACCGCCCGCTCCGCATGGTTGAGCTTCAATGGCCCACTGAATAGCTCGACGAGCTCGCTTCGCTGGAGAAACTTGAGTTCGTGCCAGTCGATGCCAAGCGCCTTGAACTGCTCCAGATGCTGCGTCAGATCAGACGCCATCCTGTATTGACGGCGTCCAACGTAGTGGCTGAGCTTCTGCAGCAAGAGTTCCAATGAGGTGAAGCGGTTCTTATCGGTGACGGTGTTGAACGAGGAACTGAGCGTCAttcgccgcggcagcgcataCCGCGGATGATACGATTTTGAGGACGTCAAGGCGACATCCCGAACGGGCACTGGCGAGACCTTCGCCACACGAAACGTTCGTTGCATCTCTGTAAGGGTAGCACCTGCGCTTTGAGGCGGATGGAGCTGCAGATCGGTGAAGTTCGTAACAACTGAAACAGCCAGCAACACCACTGCAGAAGCGCCTGCGTCTTTTATTCCTCACTccgtggtgcgcagcagaaCACGCATAGACACGCACCACCGGAAGCCATAACACGCAGCGAAAAGCCCGACTGGATCAGCTTCTCTCTAACGCAGAGCACCGCATTCGGGAGAAGCGATGTGTGAAGAAATAGAAAGATATGAGCTCTTCGCCTGTTATGGCCGTCGAGATCCAGCGACGCGGACCAGcaaaagagagtgagagagacggagaggtCAGCATGAGTGGGGAACATCATTGTCACTCGTGCAGAAAAGCTAGCGAGCCcagggaggtggagagcaGACATGATGTGCACAACACACGACACAAATCATCGCAACTGAGGGATGGAACTCTGTCAAGGGGGTGGGAAGACCCAAAGTGGGtgcaaggaaaaaaaagcagcagTTTTGCCTTGGGTGTCTTGCGCGCAGGCAGAAGAGCAAACACTTGCGCAAACGGGCCACACGTGCGTCATATGCGCACGCCACAGAAAACGTGAAAGAGGAGGTCACAGAGGAGACGATAATGTCaacgcccacacccacacaaactCACACATTGCTCGGCAAGAGCGCTCCAGTAGCGAAACAAGAGACCCCCTTTCTATGCTGCACAGAGGGCCCCTACAACTGGGCACATACAAATGCTGCTCAGCGGTGGAAAACGGAGAGGAAACAGAAGCGAataaaggggggagaggggggggcactcTCCTGCGTCCCGCGTATCCCTCGAAGACGAACACGCCAAACACGAGACGCAAAGAGCCACAGTCCCATCCCACGCCCCCTCTTGCACAACGGCCGAGCCCGCGTCGTCTCGGACGAGCCGTCCTGCCGTAGAATCGGGCGGCGCGCCTCACCGCCTCGCATTGCCCCTTCTTCAgatgcgtgctgcgcgaccggCGCCACGCAGACCTGGGCGTGGTCGTGTCCAAGCGCCTGCTCAGGGAGCGGAGGCCGTGGCTTCTGTCGTGCGGTTCGCAAGGGGTGGTCCAGGCGCTTGCCGGATGGGCCCAAGGACGAAGTTGGCCAGCTGCAGACCAGGGCCCCCTGAGAGTCCCAGCACCCCGCCTGCATGGCAtgctcccctctccgtcgcTGCAAGCCACGGCATTCCCATAGCACGACGTGGTGACGCTTCACGTGGGAGCCTGGTGGACTCGATGGCGTGACGCAGTGGGCCTCTCGCCATGCTTGCGGCACCGTGCGCCTCGGCAGTCGACACGGTCCGACGTAGGAGACGCCGCGTCTGtcacgcgcaggcgcacggTGGGGCTGCTCGGTGTGGCTCTCTGTGCGCCGTTGTCGCGCACCGCCCATGCCCTTCCGGTCTCCAGATGCCTTGCTCGGATGCGCTACACCACGTCAGGTGTGCTTCGCAGTGCGTGCGCACACCGCTCGCACATTCTGCATCCTGGAGCCTGGTCCAACACAACGCTACTCTCTAGCAGGCTCGCTGTCCTCATCTGCCCTCTccatcgctgtcgccgcagGCGTGTCCGGATGGCTTGCCTGCCTGTCCCGCCACAGGTGGGATGCTGGCATGAGTCGGCCGCAGCAGGGGCACACTCCAGCGTCTCCTGAATTTGCACGCCTTTGACAGGCCTGCGTGTGTCCagcagggaggggaggggagggggccgcAGACAAAAATGTGCCGGCGCGCAACGAACCCATCGCTTGGCGCTctcagagaggggagggccAAAGCAGTGCGTGAAAGTGCATTCGTGGGGAACGGTCCGCacaagcgccgccgcgctcgcACGGCTCTTCGGCACGGCGCGAGACCAGAGCTGCCCGCCAGCACCAGGAGGCCGCAGCTGTAGTGTACACGGAGGGAGGCAACGTAAAAGGCCCGGATCGGTCTTTTTGTGACGCGGGCAGCAAAATTCGAGAagttcccctcccccccccctaaaaaaaaagaatggGTAAAACAACCATCACGGGGGAGAAGTAACACGCGCAACAGCGCGGTGGAAAGTAGCAACGAGAGGTGATTCCCCATcgagggtgagagagagagagagagagagaacagatTCGGAGGGAGCAGAGAAGAACAATGAGGCCAACAGAGGCTAGAGAACCCGCGGAAGGGAGACGTTCATCCAGTCGCGCCTACGTGTTCCTCCAAGCACATTCACGCATTGCCTTCTCGCCTCACCTTCCAGTAGACCTGCACTATGCGTCCTCCAGTACATGtaagcgcacacgcacgcctctgGTAGAGCTCCATCGCGAAGAGTCAGAGAGATAAGGTGTGGTGACCGCTGTGAGGTGCTCCATTGCGGGAAGCCACGCAGAGGACACTTGGTGTACGGGAGGACAGAAAACGTGGCGCATGTTTTCCCAAAGAGAGGGACAACGaaagaagaagcaaaagacatcgaaaagcaaacaaaatAACGCGGATAGGCTGTGCTGCAGAATTGAAATCGAGCCTTTTCAAGCGCTGCGCTCTCCTGCACCCCTACTTGTGGGGGAGAGATGCGTGTATGGGAGGGTGCGTGGCCGTCTGTGCGAAACCTTTTGTTTCTGCTGACTGCCATGTGGCAGCTTGTCTCCATCTGAAAACACGAAAAAAGATGACGATAACATATCTGCAGCGTTGCGCGCGTGCATCACCTTCAGTAGGCGTGCGTGAGCGAGGCATTGAGCCAGAACTTTTATCAGCACATCCCGTTTCCTCCCCCGCATATCCTTGATGCGGTCGCAGAAGGTGCACCACGTGCCATACTTCACAGACGACGCGCCGACCTCGGGCTACAGCACCTTTGCCTCGTGCAACTTGTCGTAGAACTCGTCCACTGTCTTCAGCTTGATACCGGCCTTGCGGGCGGCAGGTTCGGTCACGGTCTCCGTTGTGAGGCGCGGTGTGATGTCCACGCCGAACGCTGCCACGTCCTTCGTGTCGATGGGCTTCTTGCGCGCCTTCATGATGTTCGGCAGTTTCGGGAAGCGGGGCGTGTTGAGGCGCAGATCTGCCGCCAGAACACACGGCATCGAGAGCTCCACGACCTGACGGCCGGCATCGACTTCACGTGTCACAGTAATCTTCTGGTTCGTCACCTCCACCTTAGAGGCAAAGGTGCCCTGCGGAACGTCTAGCAGTCCGGCGAGCAACTGTGCCGTGCACCCAAAGTCACCGTCGACTGCCTGTTTGCCCAGGACCCAAATGTCTGGCTTGATCTCCTCGTGCAACTTTTGCAGTATCCGAGCAACCGCCAACGACTCCAATGattcctctgctgcctccgGAACGACAACGT is part of the Leishmania braziliensis MHOM/BR/75/M2904 complete genome, chromosome 25 genome and harbors:
- a CDS encoding putative electron transfer flavoprotein, which encodes MFRTLPNYLKVAVCVKRVVDYTVKVRVKDNKVQTANSKMSVNPFDEIAMEEAIQLKEKKMADEVVAITIGSKKAEEVLRTAMALGCDKAMHVVVPEAAEESLESLAVARILQKLHEEIKPDIWVLGKQAVDGDFGCTAQLLAGLLDVPQGTFASKVEVTNQKITVTREVDAGRQVVELSMPCVLAADLRLNTPRFPKLPNIMKARKKPIDTKDVAAFGVDITPRLTTETVTEPAARKAGIKLKTVDEFYDKLHEAKVL